In one window of Danaus plexippus chromosome 7, MEX_DaPlex, whole genome shotgun sequence DNA:
- the LOC116770551 gene encoding uncharacterized protein LOC116770551 isoform X5, which produces MFKSHLEMIGRNETPSKKARFWQSFVRSLKGSEDIRAEERYRPTRRSVFPELLSTYPYSKSIYDDPIGAAERITVPGYRYLPVHREVYGYSPRPIYAHNYPRSLDHYRPTNAGRV; this is translated from the exons atgtttaaaagtcATTTAGAAATGATCGGCAGAAATGAGACGCCGTCGAAGAAAGCCAGATTTTGGCAATCCTTCGTTCGGTCTCTAAAAg GATCGGAAGACATCAGGGCCGAGGAAAGATACCGGCCGACACGTCGTAGCGTGTTCCCTGAGTTGCTGTCAACTTACCCATACAGCAAATCCATCTATGACGATCCCATCGGCGCCGCTGAGAGGATAACCGTCCCCGGCTACCGCTACCTCCCCGTCCACCGTGAGGTCTACGGATACTCACCGCGTCCAATCTACGCCCACAACTACCCTCGATCCCTCGATCACTACAGGCCAA CGAATGCCGGCAGAGtctaa
- the LOC116770551 gene encoding uncharacterized protein LOC116770551 isoform X1 codes for MFKSHLEMIGRNETPSKKARFWQSFVRSLKGSEDIRAEERYRPTRRSVFPELLSTYPYSKSIYDDPIGAAERITVPGYRYLPVHREVYGYSPRPIYAHNYPRSLDHYRPIYHVPRRVRRGVDPFDAHKAWQDHLDRMAAIDRLYPSRYGLYLKDRAYPITDLTAPIIDPLSPKSLKGIEYEPDNKPHWGSGALPARLSDVFNKDPFFADAEKWADFDRSLRGRSPTPVKPRISQPRDCEVAFDADGAPLFNAGGLRRRPWADIFNPSPSLPISAITRDPFWYDWPELRPMARWDRSPSYIRDSYLSPVKRTFLWDKHPIRPLDLMVEDRFTVDDLSKTFPFIRSL; via the exons atgtttaaaagtcATTTAGAAATGATCGGCAGAAATGAGACGCCGTCGAAGAAAGCCAGATTTTGGCAATCCTTCGTTCGGTCTCTAAAAg GATCGGAAGACATCAGGGCCGAGGAAAGATACCGGCCGACACGTCGTAGCGTGTTCCCTGAGTTGCTGTCAACTTACCCATACAGCAAATCCATCTATGACGATCCCATCGGCGCCGCTGAGAGGATAACCGTCCCCGGCTACCGCTACCTCCCCGTCCACCGTGAGGTCTACGGATACTCACCGCGTCCAATCTACGCCCACAACTACCCTCGATCCCTCGATCACTACAGGCCAA TTTACCATGTCCCAAGACGTGTGCGAAGAGGCGTCGACCCCTTCGACGCTCACAAGGCGTGGCAGGATCATTTGGACAGGATGGCCGCCATCGACCGCCTTTACCCATCCCGTTACGGACTGTACTTGAAGGACCGAGCCTATCCCATCACCGACCTGACCGCACCCATCATCGACCCACTCTCGCCCAAGAGCCTCAAAGGCATCGAATATGAACCCGACAACAAGCCTCACTGGGGATCAg GAGCGTTGCCGGCCAGACTATCGGACGTGTTCAATAAGGATCCATTTTTTGCTGATGCCGAAAAATGGGCTGATTTTGACCGATCGCTCCGAGGGAGATCCCCTACACCCGTGAAGCCAAGGATAAGTCAACCCCGAGATTGTGAAGTTGCATTTGATGCTGACG GTGCTCCACTATTCAACGCTGGCGGACTGAGGCGTAGGCCCTGGGCTGACATTTTCAACCCTAGCCCTTCCTTGCCCATCTCGGCGATCACCCGGGACCCCTTCTGGTACGACTGGCCGGAGCTGAGGCCCATGGCTCGTTGGGACCGCAGCCCCTCCTACATCCGTGACTCGTACCTCTCGCCGGTCAAACGCACCTTCCTCTGGGACAAACATCCGATCAGGCCTTTAG ATCTTATGGTGGAAGACAGATTCACTGTGGATGATTTAAGCAAGACTTTTCCGTTCATACGTAGCCTATAA
- the LOC116770551 gene encoding uncharacterized protein LOC116770551 isoform X2, with protein sequence MFKSHLEMIGRNETPSKKARFWQSFVRSLKGSEDIRAEERYRPTRRSVFPELLSTYPYSKSIYDDPIGAAERITVPGYRYLPVHREVYGYSPRPIYAHNYPRSLDHYRPIYHVPRRVRRGVDPFDAHKAWQDHLDRMAAIDRLYPSRYGLYLKDRAYPITDLTAPIIDPLSPKSLKGIEYEPDNKPHWGSGALPARLSDVFNKDPFFADAEKWADFDRSLRGRSPTPVKPRISQPRDCEVAFDADGAPLFNAGGLRRRPWADIFNPSPSLPISAITRDPFWYDWPELRPMARWDRSPSYIRDSYLSPVKRTFLWDKHPIRPLAAAF encoded by the exons atgtttaaaagtcATTTAGAAATGATCGGCAGAAATGAGACGCCGTCGAAGAAAGCCAGATTTTGGCAATCCTTCGTTCGGTCTCTAAAAg GATCGGAAGACATCAGGGCCGAGGAAAGATACCGGCCGACACGTCGTAGCGTGTTCCCTGAGTTGCTGTCAACTTACCCATACAGCAAATCCATCTATGACGATCCCATCGGCGCCGCTGAGAGGATAACCGTCCCCGGCTACCGCTACCTCCCCGTCCACCGTGAGGTCTACGGATACTCACCGCGTCCAATCTACGCCCACAACTACCCTCGATCCCTCGATCACTACAGGCCAA TTTACCATGTCCCAAGACGTGTGCGAAGAGGCGTCGACCCCTTCGACGCTCACAAGGCGTGGCAGGATCATTTGGACAGGATGGCCGCCATCGACCGCCTTTACCCATCCCGTTACGGACTGTACTTGAAGGACCGAGCCTATCCCATCACCGACCTGACCGCACCCATCATCGACCCACTCTCGCCCAAGAGCCTCAAAGGCATCGAATATGAACCCGACAACAAGCCTCACTGGGGATCAg GAGCGTTGCCGGCCAGACTATCGGACGTGTTCAATAAGGATCCATTTTTTGCTGATGCCGAAAAATGGGCTGATTTTGACCGATCGCTCCGAGGGAGATCCCCTACACCCGTGAAGCCAAGGATAAGTCAACCCCGAGATTGTGAAGTTGCATTTGATGCTGACG GTGCTCCACTATTCAACGCTGGCGGACTGAGGCGTAGGCCCTGGGCTGACATTTTCAACCCTAGCCCTTCCTTGCCCATCTCGGCGATCACCCGGGACCCCTTCTGGTACGACTGGCCGGAGCTGAGGCCCATGGCTCGTTGGGACCGCAGCCCCTCCTACATCCGTGACTCGTACCTCTCGCCGGTCAAACGCACCTTCCTCTGGGACAAACATCCGATCAGGCCTTTAG
- the LOC116770551 gene encoding uncharacterized protein LOC116770551 isoform X3 produces MFKSHLEMIGRNETPSKKARFWQSFVRSLKGSEDIRAEERYRPTRRSVFPELLSTYPYSKSIYDDPIGAAERITVPGYRYLPVHREVYGYSPRPIYAHNYPRSLDHYRPIYHVPRRVRRGVDPFDAHKAWQDHLDRMAAIDRLYPSRYGLYLKDRAYPITDLTAPIIDPLSPKSLKGIEYEPDNKPHWGSGAPLFNAGGLRRRPWADIFNPSPSLPISAITRDPFWYDWPELRPMARWDRSPSYIRDSYLSPVKRTFLWDKHPIRPLDLMVEDRFTVDDLSKTFPFIRSL; encoded by the exons atgtttaaaagtcATTTAGAAATGATCGGCAGAAATGAGACGCCGTCGAAGAAAGCCAGATTTTGGCAATCCTTCGTTCGGTCTCTAAAAg GATCGGAAGACATCAGGGCCGAGGAAAGATACCGGCCGACACGTCGTAGCGTGTTCCCTGAGTTGCTGTCAACTTACCCATACAGCAAATCCATCTATGACGATCCCATCGGCGCCGCTGAGAGGATAACCGTCCCCGGCTACCGCTACCTCCCCGTCCACCGTGAGGTCTACGGATACTCACCGCGTCCAATCTACGCCCACAACTACCCTCGATCCCTCGATCACTACAGGCCAA TTTACCATGTCCCAAGACGTGTGCGAAGAGGCGTCGACCCCTTCGACGCTCACAAGGCGTGGCAGGATCATTTGGACAGGATGGCCGCCATCGACCGCCTTTACCCATCCCGTTACGGACTGTACTTGAAGGACCGAGCCTATCCCATCACCGACCTGACCGCACCCATCATCGACCCACTCTCGCCCAAGAGCCTCAAAGGCATCGAATATGAACCCGACAACAAGCCTCACTGGGGATCAg GTGCTCCACTATTCAACGCTGGCGGACTGAGGCGTAGGCCCTGGGCTGACATTTTCAACCCTAGCCCTTCCTTGCCCATCTCGGCGATCACCCGGGACCCCTTCTGGTACGACTGGCCGGAGCTGAGGCCCATGGCTCGTTGGGACCGCAGCCCCTCCTACATCCGTGACTCGTACCTCTCGCCGGTCAAACGCACCTTCCTCTGGGACAAACATCCGATCAGGCCTTTAG ATCTTATGGTGGAAGACAGATTCACTGTGGATGATTTAAGCAAGACTTTTCCGTTCATACGTAGCCTATAA
- the LOC116770551 gene encoding uncharacterized protein LOC116770551 isoform X4, with the protein MFKSHLEMIGRNETPSKKARFWQSFVRSLKGSEDIRAEERYRPTRRSVFPELLSTYPYSKSIYDDPIGAAERITVPGYRYLPVHREVYGYSPRPIYAHNYPRSLDHYRPIYHVPRRVRRGVDPFDAHKAWQDHLDRMAAIDRLYPSRYGLYLKDRAYPITDLTAPIIDPLSPKSLKGIEYEPDNKPHWGSAAAF; encoded by the exons atgtttaaaagtcATTTAGAAATGATCGGCAGAAATGAGACGCCGTCGAAGAAAGCCAGATTTTGGCAATCCTTCGTTCGGTCTCTAAAAg GATCGGAAGACATCAGGGCCGAGGAAAGATACCGGCCGACACGTCGTAGCGTGTTCCCTGAGTTGCTGTCAACTTACCCATACAGCAAATCCATCTATGACGATCCCATCGGCGCCGCTGAGAGGATAACCGTCCCCGGCTACCGCTACCTCCCCGTCCACCGTGAGGTCTACGGATACTCACCGCGTCCAATCTACGCCCACAACTACCCTCGATCCCTCGATCACTACAGGCCAA TTTACCATGTCCCAAGACGTGTGCGAAGAGGCGTCGACCCCTTCGACGCTCACAAGGCGTGGCAGGATCATTTGGACAGGATGGCCGCCATCGACCGCCTTTACCCATCCCGTTACGGACTGTACTTGAAGGACCGAGCCTATCCCATCACCGACCTGACCGCACCCATCATCGACCCACTCTCGCCCAAGAGCCTCAAAGGCATCGAATATGAACCCGACAACAAGCCTCACTGGGGATCAg